From Streptomyces sp. NBC_00690, a single genomic window includes:
- a CDS encoding putative T7SS-secreted protein produces MGVDDWGKALDGLGSAYDKVRDGIDKGKEIVGEGVDAATDAGADLLDKVGAEGAADSFEDWGDRKASSLGAQVDEAQLGQTDEANELIHGNPGRINAAAKNLRDFQTAFDSVGQGLKQLDSQQWKGEAADTFREKFSVLPVDWLRAADAFSAAAKALGSYAEMVTWAQGKAREAIALYKEGNDTSKTAIETYNKKAEAYNAARNGPDPLPKPDTFVDPGESQRERAREMLAEARRQRDDAAETAKSAVAGALAHAPAEPKGAERLKLDAIDTGIAQITELQHVGSGVIKGTAGILNFVRAVNPIDPYNLTHPAEYYKGTSTVLAGLVSTAANPDRALKNLWETAKNDPGEFVGRLLPELIGTKGAGAVRGGIRAGAKTGTDSAARQSVDDPAKPSRTRDAVESGHTDPIDLATGVMFLPQTDISLPGLLPLVFGRRVASDYRAGRWFGPQWASTADQRLEIDSQGVVLVCEDGLLLAYPHPAPGVPVLPSHGPWRALSVDPDGDYTVTEHGTGRVRHFTTRGYGHLATSERELALLTRIEDRNGNWIDFEYDENGAPASIVHHGGYHLKLATDQGRISSLSLASAAAGGADQQILRYGYTDGLLTEVTNSSGMPLRFAYDASGRVTSWTDTNGSRYDYAYDDEDRCVAEGGVAGHMAVRLEYGTADPGTGLRTTTLTSRNGAIRRYQVNTAHQIVAETDPLGAVTRYERDRYNRLLSRTDPLGRTTRFAYDDEGNPVRVVRPDGRELLAEYGELGLPVRVVGPDRTTVRREYDERGNCIRVAGNSGSTLFFYDDTGRLTSVTDGLGHLTRIRCDPAGLPLEIVDPLGAVSRVERDGFGRPVAVIDALGAVTRLEWTPEGRPARRIEADGSEQSWTYDGEGNCVRHTDALGAQTRFEYTHFDLMSARTGPDGARYEFTHDAELRLTQVLNPHGLTWDYAYDPAGRLSSETDFDRRTLGYEHDVAGRLVARTDGLGQVVRYERDTLDRIISKNADGAVTTFAYDLFDQLAEASGPDAYISMLRDRFGRLRSEAVDGRTTSYLYDELGRRVSRTTPSGAVSTWTYDAAGRRNTLTASGRTLTFERDAVGREVTRGIGETLALTNSYDLVGRLTTQQVMSAGRSVQHRGYSYRADGHVIGVDDQLTGVRAFSLDAVGRVTAVNAEGWTESYAYDEAGNQTEASWPSTHPGQEATGSRTYSGTTITRAGKVRYEHDARGRITLRQKFRLSRKPDTWRYTWDAEDHLTSVVTPDGSCWRYRYDPLGRRIAKQRLGQNDTVLEQVDFTWDGAILCEQTTVADDLPNPVTLTWDHDGLRPLTQTERIASAEAPQSEIDQRFFSIVTDLVGTPTELIDESGDLAWHTRSTLWGTTTWSTTSTAYTPLRFPGQYFDPETGLHYNFHRHYDPETGRYLSPDPLGLAPAPNPVAYVRNPHLWSDPLGLAPYPPNLALGIREHNLREFAVKNEFAHYLDDLDWEASVRGAAHNPDVHLHIAIDGFFGDSPTEKIMAAYRSGSGDNWFATEREIYHVGKAVRVGDREWDSITFYEEGMKVKIPELEFSKPQEGEGVKK; encoded by the coding sequence ATGGGGGTTGATGACTGGGGCAAGGCGCTCGATGGGCTCGGTTCCGCGTATGACAAGGTCCGCGACGGGATCGACAAGGGCAAGGAGATCGTCGGGGAGGGCGTGGACGCCGCCACCGACGCGGGCGCCGATCTGCTGGACAAGGTCGGAGCTGAAGGCGCGGCGGACTCGTTCGAGGACTGGGGCGACCGCAAGGCATCCTCGCTCGGCGCGCAGGTGGACGAGGCTCAGCTCGGCCAGACCGACGAGGCGAACGAGCTGATCCACGGCAACCCCGGACGGATCAACGCCGCGGCGAAGAACCTGCGGGACTTCCAGACCGCGTTCGACAGCGTCGGGCAGGGTCTGAAGCAATTGGACTCACAGCAGTGGAAGGGCGAGGCGGCAGACACCTTCCGGGAGAAGTTCTCCGTACTGCCGGTGGACTGGCTCCGCGCGGCGGACGCGTTCAGTGCGGCGGCGAAAGCGCTGGGCTCCTACGCCGAGATGGTCACTTGGGCGCAGGGCAAGGCGAGGGAGGCCATTGCCCTCTACAAAGAGGGGAACGATACCTCCAAGACGGCGATCGAGACGTACAACAAGAAGGCGGAGGCGTACAACGCCGCACGCAACGGACCTGATCCGCTTCCCAAACCGGACACGTTCGTCGATCCGGGTGAGTCCCAGCGAGAACGGGCGCGGGAGATGCTTGCCGAGGCCCGTAGGCAGCGCGACGACGCCGCGGAGACGGCCAAGTCAGCGGTCGCCGGGGCCCTCGCACACGCCCCGGCGGAACCCAAGGGCGCCGAGCGGCTGAAGCTCGACGCGATCGACACCGGAATCGCGCAGATCACCGAACTCCAGCACGTGGGCAGCGGGGTGATCAAAGGGACGGCGGGAATCCTCAACTTCGTCCGTGCCGTCAACCCGATCGACCCCTACAACCTGACCCACCCCGCTGAGTACTACAAGGGCACCAGTACGGTCCTCGCCGGTCTGGTCTCGACAGCGGCCAACCCGGACCGGGCGCTGAAGAACCTCTGGGAGACGGCGAAGAACGACCCGGGGGAGTTCGTCGGCCGCCTGCTCCCGGAGCTGATCGGCACGAAGGGCGCGGGAGCCGTCCGGGGCGGCATCCGGGCCGGGGCGAAGACGGGCACGGACTCAGCGGCTCGGCAGAGCGTGGACGATCCGGCGAAGCCGTCCCGTACCCGGGACGCCGTGGAGAGCGGGCACACCGACCCGATCGATCTGGCGACCGGTGTCATGTTTCTGCCGCAGACGGACATCTCACTGCCTGGGTTGCTGCCTCTCGTGTTCGGACGGCGAGTGGCGTCGGACTACCGGGCGGGACGCTGGTTCGGGCCGCAATGGGCGTCGACAGCGGATCAACGGTTGGAGATCGACTCTCAGGGGGTCGTGCTGGTCTGCGAAGACGGGCTCCTGCTGGCTTATCCCCATCCCGCTCCCGGCGTCCCGGTGCTGCCGAGCCATGGGCCCTGGCGCGCCCTCAGCGTAGATCCGGACGGTGACTACACCGTCACGGAGCACGGGACCGGTAGGGTCCGCCACTTCACGACGCGGGGCTACGGGCACCTTGCGACTTCGGAAAGGGAACTGGCTCTCCTCACCCGGATAGAGGACCGCAACGGCAACTGGATCGACTTCGAGTATGACGAGAACGGGGCCCCCGCCTCGATCGTCCACCACGGCGGCTACCACCTGAAGCTTGCGACCGACCAAGGCCGGATCAGCTCTTTGAGCCTGGCCTCCGCCGCAGCCGGCGGCGCCGATCAGCAGATCCTGCGGTACGGCTATACCGACGGCCTACTGACCGAGGTAACCAACTCCTCCGGCATGCCACTGCGGTTCGCGTACGACGCGTCGGGACGGGTGACGTCATGGACCGACACCAACGGCAGCCGCTATGACTACGCCTACGACGACGAGGACCGGTGCGTCGCGGAAGGCGGTGTGGCCGGGCACATGGCCGTGCGGCTTGAGTATGGCACCGCGGACCCCGGAACCGGGCTGCGCACAACGACTCTGACCAGCAGGAACGGCGCGATCAGGCGGTACCAGGTCAACACCGCCCATCAAATTGTCGCGGAGACGGACCCGCTGGGTGCGGTCACTCGGTATGAGCGCGATCGCTACAACAGACTGCTCTCCCGCACCGACCCGTTGGGGCGGACCACGCGGTTCGCGTACGACGACGAGGGCAACCCGGTACGGGTGGTCAGGCCGGACGGCCGGGAGTTGCTTGCGGAATACGGAGAGCTCGGTCTGCCCGTACGAGTGGTCGGCCCGGACCGCACCACGGTCCGACGTGAGTACGACGAACGTGGGAACTGCATCCGGGTCGCCGGCAACTCCGGTTCGACTCTGTTCTTCTACGACGACACCGGCCGATTGACCTCGGTGACCGATGGGCTCGGTCACCTCACCCGAATACGGTGCGACCCAGCGGGTCTCCCCCTCGAAATCGTCGATCCGCTGGGTGCGGTCAGCCGCGTCGAACGTGATGGTTTCGGACGGCCGGTCGCCGTGATCGACGCACTGGGAGCGGTGACACGGCTGGAGTGGACGCCGGAGGGAAGACCTGCCCGGCGGATAGAGGCAGACGGGAGCGAGCAGTCCTGGACGTATGACGGTGAGGGAAACTGCGTTCGCCATACGGATGCTCTGGGAGCACAGACCCGCTTCGAATACACGCACTTCGATCTGATGTCGGCTCGGACCGGGCCGGATGGCGCGCGGTATGAGTTCACCCATGACGCGGAGTTGCGTCTCACCCAGGTGCTGAATCCACACGGACTGACCTGGGACTATGCCTACGACCCGGCGGGTCGACTGAGCTCGGAGACAGATTTCGACCGCCGTACGCTCGGCTATGAGCATGACGTGGCGGGCCGGCTGGTCGCCCGTACGGACGGGCTGGGACAGGTGGTCCGCTATGAGCGAGACACCTTGGACCGGATCATCTCCAAGAACGCAGACGGAGCGGTCACCACGTTCGCGTATGACCTCTTCGACCAGCTCGCCGAGGCAAGCGGTCCCGACGCGTACATCAGCATGTTGCGTGACCGGTTCGGCCGTCTGAGGTCGGAGGCCGTCGACGGCCGAACCACCTCCTACCTTTACGACGAACTCGGCCGCAGGGTCTCCCGGACGACGCCTTCGGGTGCCGTGAGCACCTGGACCTACGACGCCGCAGGGCGGCGAAACACCCTGACCGCGTCAGGCCGGACGCTCACCTTCGAACGAGACGCAGTTGGTAGAGAAGTCACCCGCGGCATCGGCGAGACCCTGGCCTTGACGAACAGCTACGACCTGGTGGGACGGCTCACGACCCAGCAGGTCATGAGCGCGGGCCGCAGTGTCCAGCACCGCGGTTACAGCTATCGGGCAGACGGCCATGTCATCGGGGTGGACGATCAGCTCACCGGAGTCCGCGCCTTCAGCCTTGATGCGGTTGGCAGGGTCACCGCGGTCAACGCCGAGGGCTGGACGGAGAGCTACGCGTATGACGAGGCGGGCAACCAGACAGAGGCTTCGTGGCCGTCCACTCACCCTGGGCAGGAAGCGACGGGGTCGCGCACCTACAGCGGCACCACCATCACTCGCGCGGGGAAGGTCCGCTACGAGCATGACGCACGGGGCCGCATCACGCTGCGTCAGAAATTCCGGTTGTCGCGCAAGCCGGACACCTGGCGGTACACCTGGGACGCCGAGGACCATCTGACCTCCGTGGTGACGCCGGACGGCAGTTGTTGGCGCTACCGGTATGACCCGCTGGGCCGCCGCATCGCCAAACAGCGGCTGGGGCAGAACGACACCGTCCTGGAACAGGTCGACTTCACCTGGGATGGCGCGATCCTCTGCGAGCAGACCACGGTGGCGGATGATTTACCGAATCCCGTCACGCTCACCTGGGACCACGATGGCCTGCGCCCGTTGACGCAAACAGAACGCATCGCGTCGGCGGAAGCACCTCAGTCGGAGATCGACCAACGCTTCTTCAGTATCGTCACCGACCTGGTCGGCACCCCGACAGAACTGATCGATGAGTCGGGCGACCTGGCGTGGCACACCCGAAGCACACTGTGGGGCACCACCACCTGGTCCACGACCAGCACCGCGTACACCCCACTTCGCTTCCCCGGCCAGTACTTCGACCCGGAGACGGGCCTCCACTACAACTTCCACCGGCACTATGACCCGGAGACCGGGCGCTACCTTTCGCCGGACCCGTTAGGGCTGGCGCCGGCTCCTAACCCGGTCGCCTATGTCCGCAATCCGCATCTCTGGTCCGATCCACTCGGGCTCGCTCCATATCCGCCCAATCTTGCTTTGGGCATCCGTGAGCACAATTTGCGGGAGTTCGCAGTGAAGAACGAATTCGCTCACTATCTCGATGACTTGGACTGGGAGGCGAGTGTGCGGGGTGCAGCCCACAACCCCGACGTTCACTTGCATATCGCGATCGATGGGTTTTTCGGAGACAGCCCTACAGAAAAGATTATGGCTGCATACAGAAGTGGTTCAGGCGATAATTGGTTCGCGACGGAGCGTGAAATCTATCACGTGGGAAAGGCGGTTCGTGTGGGCGATCGAGAATGGGATAGTATAACCTTTTATGAAGAAGGTATGAAGGTGAAGATACCGGAATTGGAATTCTCGAAGCCGCAGGAAGGGGAAGGTGTTAAGAAGTGA
- a CDS encoding D-glucuronyl C5-epimerase family protein has translation MVGGGTFTAQATGLFEPSPADPFKGMPRSLALSLPTVPGGTEPPLPPLPDQLEGGLVSPPRARSIPYADEPVDPGAARAAVPKTLPFEFKTGGYECATDLPEYMRPWRDRPTRWENVTPNTEYTYLDSAGAIMYRPKRTAPGYDQPVTQAQFGLGCIASYRTEKNATRKALFLKRAKAQAKRLIDKRVEARGAWYFPYPFDFKHAKHSGVDYKAPWYSGMAQGEAISLFVQLAELNGITSSERTLYKAAADGAFASLLRADDGKPWAVNRDKDGYLWIQEYPGAKPGTGDYTYNGMIFAMFGLWDYFVATGNPLAQELYDGSIVTIRDHFPNLRNSRWFSYYCDTHRIPAPTYHQHHINLMRQLHWQTGSARLAHQHDQLVDDFPAFGLRSGSVAAIAAGSHTLYKLDTLDAVGNYGWHESKKDKQLATKKVTFARATQAPVNIRRRIQGRGIYYRINGGAYTGWWIGEAYPKAFLRGEYVPTTYHPQRTATFPAGVDITCVKFGADGKTGTLKTVKFAKKSNAPFDRRAVVNGRPMIRITAGGLKDYWAPLPLVATDGR, from the coding sequence GTGGTGGGAGGGGGCACGTTCACCGCCCAGGCCACCGGGCTGTTCGAGCCCTCACCGGCCGACCCCTTCAAGGGGATGCCTCGTTCGCTCGCGCTCAGCCTGCCCACCGTTCCCGGTGGCACCGAGCCGCCGCTGCCGCCGTTGCCGGACCAGCTCGAAGGCGGTCTTGTCTCCCCGCCCCGCGCCCGGTCGATTCCCTACGCCGACGAGCCCGTGGACCCGGGGGCCGCGAGGGCGGCAGTGCCGAAGACCCTTCCGTTCGAGTTCAAGACCGGCGGCTACGAGTGCGCCACCGATCTGCCCGAGTACATGCGCCCCTGGCGGGACCGTCCCACCCGCTGGGAGAACGTCACACCCAACACGGAGTACACGTACCTCGACTCCGCGGGCGCCATCATGTACCGCCCGAAGCGGACCGCCCCCGGCTACGACCAGCCGGTCACCCAGGCGCAGTTCGGGCTCGGCTGTATCGCCAGCTATCGCACCGAGAAGAACGCCACCCGCAAGGCGCTCTTCCTCAAGCGCGCCAAGGCCCAGGCGAAGCGGCTCATCGACAAGCGCGTGGAGGCCCGGGGCGCCTGGTACTTCCCGTACCCCTTCGACTTCAAGCACGCCAAGCACAGCGGCGTCGACTACAAGGCCCCCTGGTACTCAGGCATGGCCCAGGGCGAGGCGATCAGCCTCTTCGTACAGCTCGCCGAGCTGAACGGCATCACCAGCAGTGAGCGCACCCTCTACAAGGCCGCCGCCGACGGTGCCTTCGCCTCCCTGCTGCGTGCCGACGACGGCAAGCCGTGGGCAGTGAACCGGGACAAGGACGGCTACCTCTGGATCCAGGAGTACCCGGGGGCGAAGCCCGGCACCGGCGACTACACGTACAACGGCATGATCTTCGCCATGTTCGGGCTCTGGGACTACTTCGTCGCGACGGGCAACCCGCTGGCCCAGGAGCTGTACGACGGCTCGATCGTCACGATCCGCGACCACTTCCCCAATCTGCGCAACAGCCGTTGGTTCTCGTACTACTGCGACACCCACCGGATTCCCGCGCCGACCTACCACCAGCACCACATCAACCTGATGCGGCAACTCCACTGGCAGACCGGCAGCGCGCGCCTGGCCCACCAGCACGACCAGTTGGTCGACGACTTCCCCGCCTTCGGACTGCGCTCGGGTTCCGTCGCGGCGATCGCCGCCGGGTCGCACACCCTGTACAAGCTCGACACACTGGACGCGGTGGGCAACTACGGCTGGCACGAGTCGAAGAAGGACAAGCAGCTCGCGACGAAGAAGGTCACCTTCGCCAGGGCCACCCAGGCGCCGGTCAACATCCGCCGCCGTATCCAGGGACGCGGCATCTACTACCGGATCAACGGCGGTGCATACACCGGCTGGTGGATCGGCGAGGCGTATCCGAAGGCATTCCTGCGCGGTGAGTACGTCCCCACGACCTACCACCCTCAGCGCACCGCGACGTTCCCCGCCGGGGTGGACATCACCTGCGTGAAGTTCGGTGCGGACGGGAAGACCGGCACGCTGAAGACGGTGAAGTTCGCGAAGAAGTCCAACGCGCCGTTCGATCGGCGCGCGGTTGTGAACGGCCGACCCATGATCCGGATCACCGCTGGTGGCCTCAAGGACTACTGGGCTCCGCTGCCGCTGGTCGCCACCGACGGCCGCTGA
- a CDS encoding RNA repair domain-containing protein yields MQTSEGLYHRVRWDARFDPARFTLGVLQRGAEPKRVPLTSFVPGGEVPWHRVLFFEADGEVVWDRRTGVDRIDLTEAGRMQAPRRLPSPFFEPTTPQNWDGAAWGTTAVPRSGSSTLRVLTWNTLWDRYDAELLDTARRRPLLLEALRNADADVIALQEVTSELLRLIRATEWVRKDYTLAPGGRDVDEYGLLLLSRLPVTEAGHHVLGPHKALSAIVVESQPYGLVTVAVTHLTSDHTAKGPAVRVRQLDEAADGLAALEGPTVVLGDFNDIGNTAELRLGLTDAWTSVHGSHDQTPTFEPCRNPLAALSSLTGGSGRLDRILLHGAEARRAVLRGDIPDADGLFASDHYGVEADLGPLSDPFVETTARQVREVFAEGSVHLVGSRRLGCALASADLDLIAALPGEVAIAAVRDRLTAAVPDATGLRVVEGARVPGVRFRVGGLGVDLAVVGTDEIPPNEAVARRSELGRSAAVALSAVSDARAVLELVGTRRDAFARLAGEVKAWARARGLDSAPFGGVPGIGWAVLAARTVCEQGASSGPELLKHFFGSWAAWDWRRAVGGPDTEFPLTVMTPSEPVRPCTERVSTAGRDLIAEELFRAWEVLETHPDPWPELLAVPPLDSRHRQWLVVTAPEDQTGRVRGRMHGLLRALEETGASAAHAWPRPFTTDPVRYAIGLGPNPLDAARLTDVSSDWVRGLAGVTLTPWEEAGAPRLR; encoded by the coding sequence ATGCAGACGAGTGAGGGGCTCTACCACCGGGTGCGCTGGGATGCCCGGTTCGATCCGGCCAGATTCACCCTGGGCGTGCTACAGCGCGGCGCCGAGCCCAAGCGGGTGCCGCTGACGTCGTTCGTACCGGGCGGAGAGGTCCCCTGGCACCGGGTGCTGTTCTTCGAGGCCGACGGCGAGGTGGTGTGGGACCGGCGTACGGGCGTGGACCGCATCGATCTCACCGAAGCCGGGCGGATGCAGGCCCCGCGCCGGCTCCCGTCCCCCTTCTTCGAGCCGACCACTCCCCAGAACTGGGACGGCGCGGCCTGGGGGACCACAGCCGTCCCGCGCTCGGGGTCGTCGACTCTGCGCGTGCTGACGTGGAACACCCTGTGGGACCGGTACGACGCCGAACTCCTGGACACCGCACGCCGCCGACCGCTGCTCCTCGAAGCGCTGCGGAACGCGGACGCCGATGTGATCGCGCTCCAGGAGGTGACATCGGAACTGCTGAGGCTGATCCGCGCGACGGAGTGGGTCCGGAAGGACTACACGCTGGCGCCGGGCGGACGCGATGTGGACGAGTACGGACTGCTGCTCCTCAGCCGTCTGCCGGTGACAGAAGCCGGACACCATGTCCTCGGACCGCACAAGGCGCTGTCGGCGATCGTGGTGGAGTCGCAGCCCTACGGCCTGGTCACGGTCGCAGTGACCCATCTGACCAGCGACCACACGGCGAAGGGTCCAGCCGTACGGGTCCGGCAGTTGGACGAGGCGGCTGACGGGCTGGCCGCGCTGGAGGGCCCGACCGTGGTGTTGGGCGACTTCAACGACATCGGCAACACGGCGGAGTTGAGGCTCGGGCTCACCGATGCATGGACCTCGGTCCATGGCTCCCACGACCAGACGCCGACCTTCGAACCGTGCCGCAACCCACTGGCGGCCTTGTCTTCCCTCACGGGCGGTTCGGGCAGGCTGGACCGAATACTGCTACACGGCGCAGAAGCGCGACGGGCGGTGCTCAGGGGAGACATCCCGGACGCGGACGGCCTCTTCGCCTCGGACCACTACGGAGTCGAGGCGGACCTCGGTCCGCTGTCCGATCCCTTCGTCGAGACCACGGCCCGTCAGGTACGAGAGGTGTTCGCGGAGGGCTCGGTGCATCTGGTCGGATCACGACGGCTGGGGTGCGCCCTGGCCAGCGCCGATCTCGACCTGATCGCCGCACTGCCGGGAGAGGTCGCGATCGCGGCGGTCCGGGACCGACTCACCGCGGCCGTGCCGGACGCCACCGGTCTCCGGGTGGTGGAGGGCGCGCGAGTGCCGGGCGTACGGTTCCGGGTCGGTGGGCTGGGGGTGGACCTGGCCGTCGTCGGTACGGATGAGATCCCTCCGAATGAGGCCGTGGCGCGCCGGTCCGAGCTGGGCCGATCGGCGGCCGTCGCGCTGAGCGCGGTCAGCGATGCCCGGGCGGTTCTGGAACTGGTGGGCACGCGGCGCGATGCCTTCGCCCGGCTGGCCGGGGAGGTGAAGGCATGGGCTCGCGCCCGCGGTCTGGACTCCGCGCCCTTCGGCGGGGTCCCGGGCATCGGCTGGGCGGTGCTGGCCGCCCGTACCGTTTGCGAGCAAGGCGCATCATCGGGGCCTGAGCTGCTGAAACACTTCTTCGGCAGCTGGGCGGCCTGGGACTGGCGCAGGGCGGTGGGCGGCCCGGACACCGAGTTCCCACTGACGGTCATGACCCCGAGCGAGCCCGTCCGCCCCTGTACGGAACGGGTGAGCACCGCCGGCCGGGACCTGATCGCGGAGGAACTGTTCCGTGCCTGGGAGGTCTTGGAGACTCACCCCGATCCCTGGCCCGAACTGCTGGCCGTACCGCCGTTGGATTCCCGCCACCGCCAATGGCTGGTCGTGACGGCACCCGAGGACCAGACCGGCCGGGTACGGGGCCGGATGCACGGCCTGCTCCGGGCCCTGGAGGAGACGGGAGCCTCGGCCGCCCACGCCTGGCCGCGCCCCTTCACGACTGACCCGGTGCGGTACGCGATCGGCCTCGGCCCCAACCCCTTGGATGCGGCCCGGCTGACGGATGTGTCATCGGACTGGGTACGGGGGCTGGCCGGGGTCACGCTGACGCCGTGGGAGGAGGCGGGCGCGCCACGTCTGCGGTGA
- a CDS encoding RNA ligase family protein, with amino-acid sequence MRTHYPRTPHLPWSPGATSDDVRTGDLAHLIGREVVVTEKLDGENTTLYADGLHARSLDSAHHPSRAWVKALHSRIAHEIPVGWRICGENMYARHSLPYDRLDGYFYGFSVWDAQGRCLDWDRTVPFLRGLGVPVPAVLWRGVFDERALRALRLDLSRQEGYVVRTAEGFTAGDFPHSVAKWVRAGHVQTDTHWMHTAVVPNGLGQTAALWSVRSGGSANAAELGDAIGVGTHASNRLLTEVAARLERSGDVRLTAVLAALLHGEHRSTLAARLRPALGMRLARRVADVVGLAPGLHRPYPDEERRTGLVRLSYAADLDVLHSVAAALAQSAEEREQVEWSALCADEVRSWDPPRFDELAADVADRCRAEARDAYAEGRINGSEEAAAATWRWRDGDFPRLVQMVGPSGSGKSTFARGLGAGTVISLDELREEAGARVDQRGNSDVLRTGLDRLDRALTAGGTVVWDATSINRHQRALVHKIARRRNALVTHAVMVLDEEQLRRRNAGRTHAVPDEVLESQLRRYEPPYPGQAHRTWYIGPNGTIEDTYGDADENGDRDGDGHGHADE; translated from the coding sequence ATGCGGACGCACTATCCGCGCACACCGCATCTGCCCTGGTCGCCGGGTGCCACGTCCGACGATGTACGGACCGGTGATCTGGCGCATCTCATCGGCCGCGAGGTGGTCGTCACCGAGAAGCTCGACGGCGAGAACACCACGCTGTACGCGGACGGGCTACACGCCAGGTCCCTCGACTCGGCCCACCATCCCTCACGGGCCTGGGTCAAAGCCCTCCACAGCCGTATCGCCCATGAGATCCCGGTCGGCTGGCGCATCTGCGGCGAGAACATGTACGCCCGGCACTCCCTCCCGTACGACCGGCTCGACGGCTACTTCTACGGGTTCTCCGTCTGGGACGCGCAAGGGCGTTGCCTGGACTGGGACCGGACGGTCCCCTTCCTGCGGGGATTGGGGGTTCCCGTGCCGGCCGTTCTCTGGAGGGGCGTCTTCGACGAGCGCGCCCTGCGTGCCCTGCGGCTCGATCTGTCCCGGCAGGAGGGATACGTCGTCCGGACCGCTGAGGGCTTCACGGCCGGCGACTTCCCGCACTCCGTGGCCAAGTGGGTGCGGGCCGGACATGTGCAGACCGATACCCACTGGATGCATACGGCGGTCGTCCCCAACGGTCTGGGGCAAACTGCCGCACTCTGGTCCGTACGCTCCGGAGGCTCGGCGAACGCCGCTGAACTCGGCGACGCGATCGGCGTGGGCACACATGCCTCGAACCGGCTGCTCACCGAGGTGGCGGCGCGGCTGGAGCGTTCGGGCGATGTGCGGTTGACCGCGGTTCTCGCCGCCCTGTTGCACGGGGAACACCGATCCACCCTCGCGGCCAGGTTGCGGCCCGCGTTGGGGATGAGGCTCGCCCGTCGGGTTGCGGATGTCGTCGGTCTCGCACCCGGCCTGCATCGCCCGTATCCCGACGAGGAGCGCCGCACCGGTCTAGTGCGGCTGTCGTACGCCGCTGACCTCGATGTTCTGCACTCCGTGGCCGCGGCGCTCGCGCAGAGCGCGGAGGAGCGGGAGCAGGTCGAATGGTCAGCGCTGTGTGCGGACGAGGTCCGTAGTTGGGACCCGCCGCGGTTCGACGAACTGGCAGCGGATGTGGCGGACCGCTGCCGGGCCGAGGCTCGGGACGCCTATGCGGAGGGTCGGATCAACGGTTCGGAGGAGGCCGCGGCGGCGACCTGGCGTTGGCGCGACGGTGACTTCCCCCGCCTGGTGCAGATGGTCGGCCCGTCGGGCAGCGGCAAGAGCACCTTTGCCCGCGGGCTGGGCGCCGGCACCGTCATATCCCTCGATGAACTGCGGGAGGAGGCCGGGGCACGGGTCGACCAGCGGGGGAACAGCGATGTGCTGCGGACCGGTCTCGACCGGCTTGATCGGGCACTGACCGCGGGCGGCACGGTCGTCTGGGACGCCACTTCGATCAATCGGCACCAGCGCGCGCTGGTGCACAAGATCGCGCGGCGTCGCAATGCGCTGGTCACCCATGCGGTCATGGTGCTGGACGAGGAACAGTTGAGACGCCGTAACGCAGGTCGCACCCATGCGGTGCCGGACGAGGTGCTGGAGTCCCAACTGCGACGGTACGAGCCTCCGTACCCGGGTCAGGCGCATCGCACCTGGTACATCGGCCCGAACGGGACCATCGAAGACACATACGGGGACGCCGACGAGAACGGCGACAGGGACGGGGACGGGCACGGCCATGCAGACGAGTGA
- a CDS encoding glycoside hydrolase family 18 protein: MIRAIERFSRGTTARGVHPSKIVFGVASHARGWEGVRDFQPHARASEPAYGTFGVGLEDYRNIKTRCPGARVTVGHAYTLCGIEWWSYDNPTTVAEKMAYAKQYGLGGAFLSNLRGDTDNAELLTAIVSRLR, translated from the coding sequence TTGATCAGGGCGATCGAGCGATTTTCCCGCGGAACCACAGCTCGGGGAGTCCACCCGAGCAAGATCGTGTTCGGCGTTGCGTCCCACGCCCGGGGCTGGGAAGGCGTCCGCGACTTCCAGCCCCACGCCCGGGCTTCCGAGCCCGCCTACGGCACCTTCGGAGTGGGCCTGGAGGACTACCGGAACATCAAGACGAGGTGCCCCGGCGCCCGGGTGACCGTGGGGCATGCGTACACCCTCTGCGGGATCGAATGGTGGTCCTACGACAACCCGACCACGGTGGCCGAGAAGATGGCCTACGCCAAGCAGTACGGCCTGGGCGGCGCCTTCCTCTCCAACCTCCGCGGTGACACGGACAACGCCGAGCTGCTGACCGCGATCGTCAGCAGACTGCGGTAG